TCAGCGGAGTTTGGGATGTTGACCATGCAAGATCCCTTGAACTTACAACAATGGCGCTCATGACTGCAACTAAAATGTTGAAAAAAGGTGGAAACTTTGTTGTAAAAGTATTTCAAGGCGATTTGTTCGAAAAATACGTTCAACTCGTTTCAGAATACTTTGATAAAGCATTCACAACAAAACCGAGAGCTTCTAGAGATGAAAGTGCCGAAGTATATGTGATTGGAAAAAGATTCAACGGAAGAAAATTTGATATGAATTCAAAATCGCCAATTGTAAAATTGCTTGATACAAATCCAAAGGAAAATGAGATTACAAGTCCGAGTTTAAGAAAAGATATATCTAAAGAAGATAGTGGACTCATGATTAAAAGAATAAAGGAAATGAGATCCAAAAAAGAATAATTTATGCATTAATAATTTTACTACTTTTTTAAAATTTAAAAAAATTATAAATTTATTTCCAGAGTCTAAGTTCACTTCTTTTGACATCTTGTCTGTGTCTTTCTAAAAATTTGTACATTTTTGAGTGCGACGTTCCTCTTAAAAGCATCTCGATTGCATCTTTTGCAATTTTTGCAGTTTCGATTTCTCCGATAATTGAAACGGTTTTTCCATAAACTGAAATGTGCGTTGAAGTTAATTCTTCAATGTATCTTCTTGATTTTCCACTGCTTCCGATAATTCTTCCTTTTAATCTTTGAAGAGCTTTATCAGAATTTCCATATTCTGAAATATCGATTACTTCAAAAGCATATTCATCTGAAACCAGTTTTAAAGCTTTTTCGGGATTAAATCCCCTTCCAATAGCTTTTACAATATCTCTTGCTTTCCATAGGGCTAATGGGTCTTCCTGGCCTTCTGTTGAATAAATATTAACTTCCCCTTCGGAATCGATTTCCAATTCAACCCCAAGCTCACTTTCAAGTGTTTTTCTAACTTCTCCGTGAGTTCCAATAAGGATACCTGTTCTCTCTTTTGGAATCTTCACTACTTCCACATTCTCATACATAAAATCTCACCAATTAGGCATTTAAATTTCGTTAAACATTATATAATTAATACTTAAAAAAAGATTTTGTAAAAATTTTTTTAATATGTTTTTGCCATTTCTTCATCGATTAATGCGAGTTCTTCTCCAGAAACGAATTTGTAGAACTCTTTGTAATCAGTTGCAATTCCTCTTCTTTTAAAGAAACTGCAAACGTTTTTAA
This Methanococcus maripaludis C5 DNA region includes the following protein-coding sequences:
- a CDS encoding KH domain-containing protein codes for the protein MYENVEVVKIPKERTGILIGTHGEVRKTLESELGVELEIDSEGEVNIYSTEGQEDPLALWKARDIVKAIGRGFNPEKALKLVSDEYAFEVIDISEYGNSDKALQRLKGRIIGSSGKSRRYIEELTSTHISVYGKTVSIIGEIETAKIAKDAIEMLLRGTSHSKMYKFLERHRQDVKRSELRLWK
- a CDS encoding RlmE family RNA methyltransferase: MGKKDKRWVLQRKNDHYYNLAKKRNYRSRATYKLFQLNEKFNLIKERNVVVDLGCAPGGWLQAARDIVGDKGFIVGIDLQTVKPLPYENVIAIKGDMTKEEILKQARDLLPEKPDVIICDASPNISGVWDVDHARSLELTTMALMTATKMLKKGGNFVVKVFQGDLFEKYVQLVSEYFDKAFTTKPRASRDESAEVYVIGKRFNGRKFDMNSKSPIVKLLDTNPKENEITSPSLRKDISKEDSGLMIKRIKEMRSKKE